In a single window of the Zea mays cultivar B73 chromosome 5, Zm-B73-REFERENCE-NAM-5.0, whole genome shotgun sequence genome:
- the LOC100383870 gene encoding putative clathrin assembly protein At5g57200-like isoform X1, translating into MGSWRKAYGALKDSTKVGLAKVNSEFKELDIAIVKATNHVECPPKERHVRKILLATSANRPRADLSYCIYALSRRLSKTKNWIVALKTLIVVHRLLREGDPMFKEEFLAYSSRGNILHIANFKDDSSQSAWDCSAWIRAYGCFLEERLECLRVLRYDIETERLVRYPQTSSKVHSKTRTLPSPELLEQLPALQQLLFRVVGVQPEGAACSNYLIQYALALVLKESFKIYCSINDGIINLVDMFFEMPKYDAINALAIYKRAGLQAENLAEFYDFCKQLELARTFQFPTLRQPPASFLATMEEYIREAPRPSIKSEQESEEPKLLTYEQEAPEEPENAVEEEKEEPSQKPEPQPVPDPEPHPQQTTGDLLNLEAEVNPSALELEQSNALALAIVAPGDYKPPASQSMFDVNSSGWELALVNAPSTHTSQAVETNLAGGFDKLLLDSLYEDEARRQQIAGATYTGSLGAANPFCTNASDPFTMSSRFAPPANVQLALMAQNQQQYYQAQQYYQAQLYFQPQQQQYFQQHQQTLAMPMPNMYHHQYQYSVPTSGASNPFGDPFSDLAPMGAPAKQSNSVFL; encoded by the exons ATGGGGTCGTGGCGCAAGGCCTACGGCGCCCTCAAGGACTCCACCAAGGTCGGCCTCGCCAAGGTCAACAGCGAATTCAAG GAATTGGATATTGCAATTGTGAAGGCAACCAACCATGTTGAATGCCCTCCCAAGGAACGGCACGTCAGAA AAATACTCTTGGCGACCTCAGCAAACCGCCCTCGCGCAGACCTCTCGTACTGCATATACGCATTGTCAAGGAGATTGTCCAAGACAAAGAACTGGATA GTTGCGCTCAAGACATTGATAGTGGTGCATAGGCTTCTGAGGGAGGGCGATCCCATGTTCAAGGAAGAGTTCCTGGCCTACTCATCCAGAGGGAACATCTTGCACATAGCCAATTTCAAGGACGACTCGAGCCAGTCAG CTTGGGATTGCTCCGCATGGATTCGCGCCTATGGATGCTTCCTGGAGGAACGGCTCGAGTGCCTCAGGGTTCTCAGATACGACATCGAAACCGAGCGTCTCGTCAGATATCCCCAGACTTCCAGCAAG GTACATAGTAAAACCAGGACCCTGCCTAGCCCGGAACTCTTGGAGCAGTTGCCTGCACTGCAGCAGCTGCTTTTCAGGGTTGTCGGCGTCCAG CCTGAAGGCGCTGCCTGCTCAAATTACCTTATTCAGTACGCACTAGCCCTG GTTCTGAAGGAGAGCTTCAAGATCTACTGCTCAATTAACGATGGCATCATCAATCTCGTCGATATG TTCTTCGAAATGCCGAAGTACGACGCAATCAACGCTCTGGCGATTTACAAACGAGCTGGCCTGCAG GCAGAGAACCTTGCCGAGTTCTATGACTTCTGCAAACAGCTTGAGCTTGCCAGGACGTTCCAGTTTCCTACTCTCAGGCAG CCACCCGCATCGTTTCTTGCAACGATGGAAGAGTACATCAGAGAAGCACCCCGACCCTCGATCAAGAGTGAG CAGGAGAGCGAGGAGCCGAAGCTACTGACCTACGAGCAAGAAGCTCCAGAGGAACCCGAAAATGCTGTGGAAGAGGAGAAAGAAGAACCGAGTCAAAAACCAGAACCTCAGCCTGTGCCTGATCCAGAACCCCACCCACAGCAAACGACTGGAGATCTACTA AACCTGGAAGCAGAGGTGAATCCTTCGGCTCTGGAACTCGAACAAAGCAATGCATTGGCACTCGCTATTGTAGCACCAG GTGACTACAAGCCGCCAGCATCTCAAAGTATGTTTGATGTCAATTCGTCTGGGTGGGAGCTGGCACTGGTCAATGCTCCAAGCACCCATACAAGCCAAGCAGTTGAGACCAACTTG GCTGGAGGCTTTGACAAGCTGCTACTTGACAGCCTCTACGAAGACGAGGCCAGGAGGCAGCAGATCGCCGGCGCGACCTACACCGGTAGCCTAGGAGCAGCCAACCCTTTCTGCACCAATGCCAGCGATCCGTTCACCATGTCTAGCAGATTTGCACCACCGGCTAATGTGCAGTTGGCACTGATGGCTCAGAACCAACAGCAGTATTACCAGGCGCAGCAGTATTACCAGGCGCAGCTGTATTtccagccacagcagcagcagtattttCAGCAGCATCAACAGACGTTGGCAATGCCAATGCCAAACATGTATCACCACCAGTATCAGTACTCTGTGCCTACATCTGGAGCTTCGAACCCATTTGGTGATCCTTTCAGTGACCTTGCCCCAATGGGTGCTCCTGCAAAACAGAGCAACTCAGTTTTTCTCTGA
- the LOC100382404 gene encoding core-2/I-branching beta-16-N-acetylglucosaminyltransferase family protein isoform X1, with translation MTAMPHPRHRGAAKKPMWIIVLLSLVCVALMGAYVYPPRRYSACYFFASSVCTPFKDWLPAVARERTDEEIVSSVVIRDLLSMPMAMSKNPKIAFMFLTPGSLPFEKLWEKFLQGHDGRYSIYIHASREKPVHSSSLFVGREIHSEKVVWGRISMVDAEKRLLGNALEDVDNQFFVLLSDSCVPLHTFDYIYNYLMGTNVSFIDCFFDPGPHGTGRYTMEMLPEIEQRDFRKGAQWFAITRRHALLILADNLYYNKFKLYCKPAEGRNCIADEHYLPTLFNMVDPGGIANWSVTHVDWSEGKWHPRSYRAADVTYQLLKNITSVNENVHITSDDKKVVTQTPCMWNGTKRPCYLFARKFYPESLNNLLKLFSSYTSA, from the exons ATGACAGCCATGCCGCATCCGCGCCACCGAGGCGCTGCTAAGAAGCCCATGTGGATCATAGTGCTATtgtctttggtttgtgttgcacTTATGGGGGCCTATGTCTACCCACCACGGCGCTACTCCGCATGCTACTTCTTTGCTTCGAGTGTCTGTACTCCGTTCAAGGATTGGCTACCTGCTGTTGCTCGTGAGCGAACTGATGAAGAGATAGTTTCATCGGTGGTTATTAGGGATCTTCTTTCAATGCCTATGGCTATGTCAAAGAACCCAAAGATTGCCTTTATGTTCTTGACACCGGGTTCATTGCCTTTTGAGAAGTTGTGGGAGAAATTTTTACAG GGTCATGATGGCCGATATTCTATCTATATCCATGCATCTCGTGAAAAACCTGTACATTCTAGCTCTCTTTTTGTTGGGCGTGAAATTCACAGTGAAAAG GTAGTATGGGGGAGGATTTCAATGGTTGATGCAGAGAAGAGGCTGTTAGGAAATGCATTGGAAGATGTTGATAATCAATTTTTCGTCTTGCTTTCTGACAG CTGTGTTCCACTACATACATTTGATTACATATATAATTATCTGATGGGAACCAATGTCAGTTTCATTGATTG CTTCTTCGATCCTGGCCCACATGGAACTGGAAGGTATACGATGGAAATGCTTCCTGAAATAGAACAGAGGGACTTCAGGAAGGGTGCCCAG TGGTTTGCTATAACACGAAGGCATGCTTTATTGATTCTGGCAGACAACCTTTACTACAATAAGTTCAAGCTGTACTGCAAG CCAGCAGAAGGACGCAACTGTATTGCTGATGAGCATTATTTGCCAACCCTCTTCAAT ATGGTTGACCCTGGTGGAATAGCTAACTGGTCAGTGACTCATGTTGATTGGTCCGAGGGAAAATGGCATCCAAGGTCATATAGAGCTGCAGATGTTACATATCAACTCTTAAAGAACATAACG TCTGTCAATGAGAATGTTCACATTACAAGTGATGATAAA AAAGTTGTGACACAGACCCCATGTATGTGGAATGGAACAAAAAGACCCTGCTATCTTTTTGCTAGAAAGTTTTACCCAGAATCTTTGAACAACCTGCTGAAGCTATTCTCCAGTTACACATCGGCTTGA
- the LOC100382404 gene encoding core-2/I-branching beta-16-N-acetylglucosaminyltransferase family protein isoform X2, translating to MTAMPHPRHRGAAKKPMWIIVLLSLVCVALMGAYVYPPRRYSACYFFASSVCTPFKDWLPAVARERTDEEIVSSVVIRDLLSMPMAMSKNPKIAFMFLTPGSLPFEKLWEKFLQGHDGRYSIYIHASREKPVHSSSLFVGREIHSEKVVWGRISMVDAEKRLLGNALEDVDNQFFVLLSDSCVPLHTFDYIYNYLMGTNVSFIDCFFDPGPHGTGRYTMEMLPEIEQRDFRKGAQWFAITRRHALLILADNLYYNKFKLYCKPAEGRNCIADEHYLPTLFNSVNENVHITSDDKKVVTQTPCMWNGTKRPCYLFARKFYPESLNNLLKLFSSYTSA from the exons ATGACAGCCATGCCGCATCCGCGCCACCGAGGCGCTGCTAAGAAGCCCATGTGGATCATAGTGCTATtgtctttggtttgtgttgcacTTATGGGGGCCTATGTCTACCCACCACGGCGCTACTCCGCATGCTACTTCTTTGCTTCGAGTGTCTGTACTCCGTTCAAGGATTGGCTACCTGCTGTTGCTCGTGAGCGAACTGATGAAGAGATAGTTTCATCGGTGGTTATTAGGGATCTTCTTTCAATGCCTATGGCTATGTCAAAGAACCCAAAGATTGCCTTTATGTTCTTGACACCGGGTTCATTGCCTTTTGAGAAGTTGTGGGAGAAATTTTTACAG GGTCATGATGGCCGATATTCTATCTATATCCATGCATCTCGTGAAAAACCTGTACATTCTAGCTCTCTTTTTGTTGGGCGTGAAATTCACAGTGAAAAG GTAGTATGGGGGAGGATTTCAATGGTTGATGCAGAGAAGAGGCTGTTAGGAAATGCATTGGAAGATGTTGATAATCAATTTTTCGTCTTGCTTTCTGACAG CTGTGTTCCACTACATACATTTGATTACATATATAATTATCTGATGGGAACCAATGTCAGTTTCATTGATTG CTTCTTCGATCCTGGCCCACATGGAACTGGAAGGTATACGATGGAAATGCTTCCTGAAATAGAACAGAGGGACTTCAGGAAGGGTGCCCAG TGGTTTGCTATAACACGAAGGCATGCTTTATTGATTCTGGCAGACAACCTTTACTACAATAAGTTCAAGCTGTACTGCAAG CCAGCAGAAGGACGCAACTGTATTGCTGATGAGCATTATTTGCCAACCCTCTTCAAT TCTGTCAATGAGAATGTTCACATTACAAGTGATGATAAA AAAGTTGTGACACAGACCCCATGTATGTGGAATGGAACAAAAAGACCCTGCTATCTTTTTGCTAGAAAGTTTTACCCAGAATCTTTGAACAACCTGCTGAAGCTATTCTCCAGTTACACATCGGCTTGA
- the LOC100283793 gene encoding fiber protein Fb15 — MALRALYNEIRSMKVRDVPAYLKPRLTWDNVKKSADQAVDRYIEKYIDTSSPDPLYHVCIGGMIFSYFVNLPWERAHLAHLEEMERTGGKH; from the coding sequence ATGGCGCTGCGTGCCCTGTACAACGAGATCCGGAGCATGAAGGTCCGCGACGTGCCGGCTTACCTGAAGCCGCGCTTGACCTGGGACAACGTCAAGAAGAGCGCCGACCAGGCCGTCGACCGCTACATCGAGAAGTACATCGACACGAGCTCGCCGGACCCTCTCTACCACGTCTGCATCGGAGGGATGATCTTCTCCTACTTCGTCAATCTGCCCTGGGAGCGCGCCCACCTCGCCCACCTCGAGGAGATGGAGAGGACCGGTGGGAAGCACTAG
- the LOC100383870 gene encoding Putative clathrin assembly protein At5g57200-like has product MGSWRKAYGALKDSTKVGLAKVNSEFKELDIAIVKATNHVECPPKERHVRKILLATSANRPRADLSYCIYALSRRLSKTKNWIVALKTLIVVHRLLREGDPMFKEEFLAYSSRGNILHIANFKDDSSQSAWDCSAWIRAYGCFLEERLECLRVLRYDIETERLVRYPQTSSKVHSKTRTLPSPELLEQLPALQQLLFRVVGVQPEGAACSNYLIQYALALVLKESFKIYCSINDGIINLVDMFFEMPKYDAINALAIYKRAGLQAENLAEFYDFCKQLELARTFQFPTLRQPPASFLATMEEYIREAPRPSIKSEESEEPKLLTYEQEAPEEPENAVEEEKEEPSQKPEPQPVPDPEPHPQQTTGDLLNLEAEVNPSALELEQSNALALAIVAPGDYKPPASQSMFDVNSSGWELALVNAPSTHTSQAVETNLAGGFDKLLLDSLYEDEARRQQIAGATYTGSLGAANPFCTNASDPFTMSSRFAPPANVQLALMAQNQQQYYQAQQYYQAQLYFQPQQQQYFQQHQQTLAMPMPNMYHHQYQYSVPTSGASNPFGDPFSDLAPMGAPAKQSNSVFL; this is encoded by the exons ATGGGGTCGTGGCGCAAGGCCTACGGCGCCCTCAAGGACTCCACCAAGGTCGGCCTCGCCAAGGTCAACAGCGAATTCAAG GAATTGGATATTGCAATTGTGAAGGCAACCAACCATGTTGAATGCCCTCCCAAGGAACGGCACGTCAGAA AAATACTCTTGGCGACCTCAGCAAACCGCCCTCGCGCAGACCTCTCGTACTGCATATACGCATTGTCAAGGAGATTGTCCAAGACAAAGAACTGGATA GTTGCGCTCAAGACATTGATAGTGGTGCATAGGCTTCTGAGGGAGGGCGATCCCATGTTCAAGGAAGAGTTCCTGGCCTACTCATCCAGAGGGAACATCTTGCACATAGCCAATTTCAAGGACGACTCGAGCCAGTCAG CTTGGGATTGCTCCGCATGGATTCGCGCCTATGGATGCTTCCTGGAGGAACGGCTCGAGTGCCTCAGGGTTCTCAGATACGACATCGAAACCGAGCGTCTCGTCAGATATCCCCAGACTTCCAGCAAG GTACATAGTAAAACCAGGACCCTGCCTAGCCCGGAACTCTTGGAGCAGTTGCCTGCACTGCAGCAGCTGCTTTTCAGGGTTGTCGGCGTCCAG CCTGAAGGCGCTGCCTGCTCAAATTACCTTATTCAGTACGCACTAGCCCTG GTTCTGAAGGAGAGCTTCAAGATCTACTGCTCAATTAACGATGGCATCATCAATCTCGTCGATATG TTCTTCGAAATGCCGAAGTACGACGCAATCAACGCTCTGGCGATTTACAAACGAGCTGGCCTGCAG GCAGAGAACCTTGCCGAGTTCTATGACTTCTGCAAACAGCTTGAGCTTGCCAGGACGTTCCAGTTTCCTACTCTCAGGCAG CCACCCGCATCGTTTCTTGCAACGATGGAAGAGTACATCAGAGAAGCACCCCGACCCTCGATCAAGAGTGAG GAGAGCGAGGAGCCGAAGCTACTGACCTACGAGCAAGAAGCTCCAGAGGAACCCGAAAATGCTGTGGAAGAGGAGAAAGAAGAACCGAGTCAAAAACCAGAACCTCAGCCTGTGCCTGATCCAGAACCCCACCCACAGCAAACGACTGGAGATCTACTA AACCTGGAAGCAGAGGTGAATCCTTCGGCTCTGGAACTCGAACAAAGCAATGCATTGGCACTCGCTATTGTAGCACCAG GTGACTACAAGCCGCCAGCATCTCAAAGTATGTTTGATGTCAATTCGTCTGGGTGGGAGCTGGCACTGGTCAATGCTCCAAGCACCCATACAAGCCAAGCAGTTGAGACCAACTTG GCTGGAGGCTTTGACAAGCTGCTACTTGACAGCCTCTACGAAGACGAGGCCAGGAGGCAGCAGATCGCCGGCGCGACCTACACCGGTAGCCTAGGAGCAGCCAACCCTTTCTGCACCAATGCCAGCGATCCGTTCACCATGTCTAGCAGATTTGCACCACCGGCTAATGTGCAGTTGGCACTGATGGCTCAGAACCAACAGCAGTATTACCAGGCGCAGCAGTATTACCAGGCGCAGCTGTATTtccagccacagcagcagcagtattttCAGCAGCATCAACAGACGTTGGCAATGCCAATGCCAAACATGTATCACCACCAGTATCAGTACTCTGTGCCTACATCTGGAGCTTCGAACCCATTTGGTGATCCTTTCAGTGACCTTGCCCCAATGGGTGCTCCTGCAAAACAGAGCAACTCAGTTTTTCTCTGA